Proteins co-encoded in one Campylobacter ornithocola genomic window:
- a CDS encoding NAD(P)-dependent alcohol dehydrogenase: MDSKIFLENGRVKSKGYAMLSKDSKFTPFEFTRHKIGKNDILIAIKYAGICHSDIHTARSEWGEATYPCVPGHEIAGEVIAVGENVSKFKVGDLAGVGCMVNSCGECEACKKSQEQFCENGKTIFTYNCKDVFHDNENTYGGYSNNIVVSEKFAINVPKNAPLEKVAPLLCAGITTYSPLKFSNIKEGSSVAIAGFGGLGMMAVKYAVKMGAKVSVFARNENKKAEALAMGVSNFYTSTDKSVVKERFDLIISTIPTPYDPLAYMDLLKFGGEMAIVGLPPHEVSPSINIIHFVFKAGKKVYGSLIGGIKETQEMLDFSLEHGIYPEIELIKPSEIDKAYENLTSGKAKFRYVIDMSTED, translated from the coding sequence ATGGACTCAAAAATCTTTTTAGAAAATGGTCGTGTTAAAAGCAAAGGTTATGCTATGCTTAGCAAAGATTCTAAATTCACACCTTTTGAATTTACACGCCATAAAATAGGCAAAAATGATATCTTAATCGCTATCAAATACGCAGGAATTTGCCATAGTGACATTCACACCGCAAGAAGCGAATGGGGTGAAGCAACCTATCCTTGTGTACCCGGACATGAGATAGCAGGTGAAGTTATCGCGGTAGGTGAAAATGTGAGTAAATTTAAAGTAGGCGATTTAGCTGGAGTTGGGTGCATGGTAAATTCATGTGGAGAGTGTGAAGCATGCAAAAAATCTCAAGAACAATTTTGCGAAAATGGCAAAACCATATTTACTTATAACTGCAAAGATGTATTTCATGACAATGAAAACACCTATGGAGGCTACTCAAACAACATCGTAGTAAGTGAAAAATTTGCTATCAATGTACCAAAAAATGCTCCACTTGAAAAAGTAGCACCTTTACTTTGTGCAGGCATTACTACCTATTCACCGCTTAAATTTTCAAATATCAAAGAAGGCTCAAGCGTAGCTATAGCAGGATTTGGTGGGCTTGGTATGATGGCAGTAAAATATGCTGTGAAAATGGGTGCAAAAGTAAGTGTTTTTGCAAGAAATGAAAACAAAAAAGCAGAAGCTCTAGCTATGGGTGTAAGTAATTTTTATACTAGTACTGATAAAAGTGTAGTAAAAGAAAGATTTGACCTCATCATCTCCACCATACCAACCCCTTATGATCCGCTAGCTTATATGGATTTACTAAAATTTGGTGGTGAAATGGCTATAGTAGGATTACCTCCACATGAAGTAAGTCCTAGCATTAACATTATTCATTTTGTATTTAAAGCAGGTAAAAAAGTATATGGTTCGCTTATTGGTGGTATTAAAGAAACTCAAGAAATGCTTGATTTTTCTTTAGAACATGGAATTTATCCTGAAATTGAACTCATCAAACCAAGCGAGATTGACAAAGCTTATGAAAATCTCACTTCAGGAAAAGCCAAATTCCGCTATGTAATCGATATGAGCACAGAAGATTAA